The following proteins are encoded in a genomic region of Oceaniferula marina:
- the ftsA gene encoding cell division protein FtsA: MAKSKIYVGLEVGTSKTCMVVGEVKTDGSVKILGVGETRSAGVRKGEITDMAQAKTGLKDALLKAEDICDVDISSVLLAVTGSHIKGANNRGTFRLRDDEEEIHLGHIEEATELGRDLAIPGDHVYLHNFISHYRLDGQEHSVSPIGLLGRTLDVDFHIVHGIRTRIQNCIKCVREIPLEVDDVVFAPIATAQVALDREDKDSGALVIDIGGGTTDYVLYLNGAIAASGCIPVGGDHITNDIHLVTHIPFSRAEELKKNEGDASGDPARGVGNVKVLDDQGYEEGEIKRSLLNDIIHGRLEETLHLILERLPNNALRNIGAGVYITGGTSRMRGFTDLAEKVFPGLPIYQAEQSNISGVHANFRDPQYTTAVGLIRYAQILDAERDAATGRGKIGKFFKSLWPFG, from the coding sequence ATGGCCAAATCTAAAATTTACGTCGGACTTGAAGTAGGCACCTCAAAGACCTGCATGGTGGTCGGCGAAGTCAAGACAGACGGATCCGTCAAAATCCTCGGCGTCGGAGAAACACGCAGCGCCGGTGTGCGCAAAGGAGAAATCACCGATATGGCACAGGCCAAAACCGGCCTCAAGGACGCCTTACTCAAAGCCGAAGATATCTGCGATGTCGATATCAGCAGCGTCCTGCTCGCCGTCACCGGATCCCATATCAAAGGTGCCAATAACCGAGGAACCTTCCGACTCCGAGACGATGAAGAAGAAATCCACCTCGGCCACATAGAAGAAGCCACCGAACTCGGGCGCGACCTCGCCATTCCAGGCGATCACGTCTACCTGCATAACTTTATCAGCCACTACCGACTCGATGGACAGGAACATAGCGTCAGCCCGATTGGACTGTTAGGACGAACCCTGGATGTCGATTTTCATATCGTTCACGGCATCCGTACCCGGATTCAAAACTGCATCAAGTGCGTTCGTGAAATCCCACTCGAAGTCGATGACGTCGTATTCGCCCCCATCGCCACAGCTCAGGTTGCCTTGGATCGGGAGGATAAAGACAGTGGAGCCCTCGTTATTGATATCGGAGGAGGCACGACCGACTACGTGCTCTACCTAAATGGAGCCATTGCGGCATCCGGCTGCATCCCCGTGGGCGGAGACCACATCACCAACGACATCCACCTCGTGACCCACATCCCATTTTCGCGTGCCGAAGAGCTCAAGAAAAACGAAGGGGATGCCTCCGGCGATCCGGCCCGGGGAGTCGGGAACGTCAAGGTGCTCGATGACCAAGGATACGAAGAAGGAGAGATCAAACGTTCTCTGCTCAATGACATCATCCACGGACGCCTCGAGGAAACCCTGCACCTGATCCTTGAACGACTTCCAAACAACGCTCTACGCAATATAGGAGCTGGTGTTTACATCACCGGAGGCACCAGCCGCATGCGAGGCTTCACCGACCTTGCTGAAAAAGTCTTCCCTGGATTACCTATCTATCAGGCTGAGCAATCCAACATCAGCGGCGTACACGCCAACTTCCGCGACCCGCAATACACCACCGCCGTCGGACTCATTCGCTACGCCCAAATACTCGACGCCGAACGGGACGCCGCCACAGGGCGCGGAAAAATTGGCAAGTTCTTTAAATCCCTCTGGCCCTTTGGTTAA
- a CDS encoding GNAT family N-acetyltransferase translates to MSQIDVRGLLQYVPQFKGKTFVIVIDVPHANLAETMLDLLALQNIGVKLVLGSSLHGIDEIFDRAAEVELKYAQEPFVLKPDASMSDDLALVLGRGQAALVDFSGQEPLSTSQAALAVELGASKFILLQAGSGAAEQGAIRAADLGKRESLDPLLSRAEAACQLGVDRVHLLNGSFPAVLLNELFSNEGVGTMVYADSYRGIRPIREEDIVELLGMIGRSVRNSRLVPRTYADIEQHLEDYSVMDIDGNVVGCVALLRYAGADTAEVACLYVKQAHEGLGYGAELVTYAEQQARELGLASVFSLTNRAAHFFQDRMGYEEWDAAAIPQVRSQQLLASGRDSRVFGKLL, encoded by the coding sequence ATGTCCCAGATAGATGTCAGAGGCCTGCTGCAATATGTCCCTCAATTTAAGGGGAAGACCTTTGTGATTGTGATCGATGTTCCGCATGCCAATTTGGCGGAAACGATGCTGGACTTGTTAGCACTACAAAATATCGGGGTGAAACTGGTCCTGGGGAGTTCCCTGCACGGGATTGATGAAATTTTCGACCGGGCAGCCGAAGTGGAACTGAAGTATGCTCAAGAACCGTTTGTCCTTAAGCCTGACGCCAGCATGAGTGATGATCTGGCCTTAGTTCTCGGGCGGGGCCAAGCAGCGCTTGTTGACTTTTCCGGTCAAGAGCCGTTGTCCACATCTCAGGCAGCGTTGGCTGTTGAATTGGGGGCGTCCAAGTTCATTCTGTTGCAAGCGGGGAGCGGGGCGGCAGAACAAGGAGCAATCCGTGCGGCGGATTTAGGGAAACGGGAGTCATTGGACCCTTTATTGTCCAGAGCCGAAGCCGCCTGTCAGTTAGGTGTGGATCGTGTTCATTTGTTGAACGGTTCGTTCCCCGCGGTGCTCTTGAATGAGCTGTTTTCAAACGAAGGTGTGGGAACCATGGTGTACGCTGATAGCTACCGTGGTATTCGTCCGATCCGTGAGGAGGATATTGTCGAATTGTTAGGGATGATCGGTCGGTCGGTCCGCAACTCTCGATTGGTTCCAAGAACCTATGCTGATATTGAGCAGCATCTGGAGGATTACTCGGTCATGGATATCGACGGCAATGTTGTTGGGTGTGTGGCCTTGTTGCGTTATGCAGGAGCGGATACGGCGGAAGTTGCCTGTCTGTATGTGAAGCAAGCGCACGAGGGGTTGGGATACGGTGCGGAACTGGTGACCTATGCTGAGCAGCAGGCCCGGGAGCTTGGTTTGGCTTCTGTCTTTTCGCTGACCAACCGAGCAGCTCATTTCTTCCAGGACAGGATGGGTTACGAGGAATGGGATGCTGCTGCGATCCCGCAAGTGAGGAGTCAGCAGTTGTTAGCGAGTGGGCGTGATTCTCGCGTGTTTGGGAAGTTGCTTTGA
- a CDS encoding TonB-dependent receptor yields the protein MSKQTKLSTYDKALQFNLDRSTYGTFAEIGAGQEVANWFFRVSATAGTVAKAISAYDMTVSDAIYGKSQRYVSRQRLSAMLAYEYDLLEQRLAGGRGDDTTFFSFCNTVRARGYQDTAECHGWLGIRLQLRPREEPCEILIHVRLLDQENVDQMEALGIIGVNLIFAAFYHRDDLPVFVESLMDGLTNDQVEVDMLKFSGKGFEMVDNRLCHLQLVKSGLTDAAMFLPNGEVVQPAEVLYKKPIILLRGSFDPVMNLHLDMLRQTREVFQQLEPGEQAIELCEISMNNLLRGGEVDHLAFLERADALQALGKTVLVSRCPEFHRIASYLSLYTTRPIGIVLSIGLLNELFKEKWSENLAGGILESFGRLFKNELSLYVYPWENRKSNELVTAENFKVASHLEHLYRYFCDNDRIHAIPCGDSTLLKFTGRDVQGMISRRDDAWRQLVPEQAHQAAVSRGMEVPESE from the coding sequence ATGAGTAAACAAACCAAGTTGTCGACTTACGACAAAGCACTTCAGTTCAACCTCGACCGCTCCACTTACGGAACCTTTGCTGAAATTGGAGCCGGCCAGGAGGTGGCAAATTGGTTTTTCCGTGTGTCTGCTACCGCCGGGACGGTGGCCAAGGCGATTTCGGCCTACGACATGACGGTGAGTGACGCCATTTACGGGAAGTCACAACGCTACGTGTCACGGCAGCGCTTGAGTGCCATGCTTGCTTACGAGTATGACTTGTTGGAACAGCGCCTGGCGGGAGGTCGTGGTGACGATACCACCTTCTTTAGTTTTTGTAATACGGTTCGGGCCAGGGGGTATCAGGATACAGCCGAGTGCCATGGGTGGTTAGGGATTCGATTGCAGCTCAGGCCCAGGGAAGAACCTTGCGAAATATTAATCCATGTCCGCTTGTTGGATCAGGAAAATGTGGATCAGATGGAAGCTCTGGGAATCATCGGGGTGAACCTTATTTTTGCCGCTTTTTATCATCGCGATGATTTACCTGTATTTGTGGAATCCTTGATGGACGGCCTGACCAATGACCAGGTTGAGGTCGATATGCTGAAGTTCAGCGGCAAGGGGTTTGAGATGGTGGATAACCGGCTGTGCCATTTGCAGTTGGTGAAAAGCGGCTTGACGGATGCTGCTATGTTTTTACCGAACGGTGAAGTTGTGCAGCCGGCGGAAGTTCTTTATAAAAAGCCGATCATTCTGTTGCGGGGAAGTTTTGATCCGGTGATGAACTTGCATTTGGATATGTTGCGTCAGACCCGTGAGGTGTTTCAGCAGTTGGAACCGGGCGAGCAGGCGATTGAACTATGCGAAATTTCGATGAATAACCTGCTGCGCGGCGGGGAGGTGGATCATTTGGCCTTTTTGGAGCGGGCGGATGCGCTACAGGCACTGGGTAAGACGGTGCTGGTGTCACGTTGTCCCGAGTTTCACCGGATTGCGAGCTATCTGAGTTTGTATACGACACGTCCGATCGGGATCGTATTGAGTATTGGGCTTCTCAATGAGTTGTTTAAAGAGAAATGGTCGGAGAATCTGGCTGGAGGCATTTTGGAGTCGTTCGGGCGTTTGTTCAAAAATGAATTGTCGCTTTATGTCTATCCGTGGGAGAACCGCAAATCGAATGAATTGGTGACGGCGGAAAATTTCAAGGTGGCGAGTCATCTGGAGCACTTGTACCGCTATTTTTGTGACAACGACAGAATTCATGCCATTCCCTGCGGTGATTCCACATTACTGAAATTTACCGGTCGGGATGTTCAGGGGATGATTTCCCGGAGGGATGACGCTTGGCGGCAGTTGGTTCCCGAGCAGGCGCATCAGGCGGCCGTTTCCAGAGGGATGGAGGTGCCCGAATCTGAATAA
- a CDS encoding mannose-1-phosphate guanylyltransferase, which produces MNTNHFALILAGGSGTRFWPLSRNARPKQLLNLFDDTTLLNQTIARLEGLIPRENILILTNTLQEQAVREVASELPPENIFAEPAKRDTAPAVALGTALIAARNPGATMMVLPSDQLITDVEAYQSVMADALSTAENNTALVTIGIKPTWPCPSFGYIERGEPAQLDGPPLTHTPNEVSRFREKPNPELAETFLRQGNFAWNAGMFIWSVPTVTNELAQHTPELADFIQEISQSTDLAETVKQRFPKLTPISIDYALMEKATRVLNIEASFDWDDVGSWISIAKYLGTQGDNNQTNCELAEIDSENNIVFNARKDSKVALLGVDDLIVVQTDDALLIANRHQADAIKNLTPQLPEELH; this is translated from the coding sequence ATGAACACCAACCATTTTGCCCTCATTCTCGCCGGTGGCAGCGGCACCCGCTTCTGGCCCCTCTCCCGTAACGCCCGTCCAAAACAGCTCCTCAATCTGTTCGATGACACCACGCTGCTCAACCAAACCATCGCACGCCTCGAAGGATTGATCCCTCGCGAAAACATCCTGATCCTGACCAACACCCTGCAAGAACAAGCCGTCAGAGAAGTCGCATCCGAACTCCCACCCGAGAACATCTTTGCCGAACCCGCCAAACGGGACACCGCGCCCGCAGTCGCCCTCGGCACCGCCCTGATCGCCGCCAGAAACCCTGGGGCCACCATGATGGTCCTGCCATCCGACCAATTAATCACCGACGTCGAGGCCTATCAATCGGTCATGGCTGACGCCCTCAGCACCGCCGAAAACAACACAGCCCTCGTCACCATCGGCATCAAGCCCACCTGGCCGTGCCCGTCATTCGGCTACATCGAACGGGGAGAACCCGCACAACTCGATGGCCCACCTCTCACACACACCCCAAACGAAGTCAGCCGCTTCCGCGAAAAACCCAACCCGGAACTTGCCGAAACCTTCCTCCGTCAGGGGAATTTCGCTTGGAATGCCGGTATGTTCATCTGGTCCGTGCCCACGGTGACCAACGAACTTGCCCAACACACACCGGAGCTCGCCGACTTCATTCAAGAAATCAGCCAGTCAACCGACCTCGCGGAAACCGTCAAACAACGCTTCCCCAAACTTACACCCATCTCCATCGACTACGCCCTGATGGAAAAAGCCACCCGTGTCCTCAACATCGAAGCGTCCTTCGACTGGGATGATGTCGGGTCCTGGATCTCCATCGCAAAGTACCTCGGAACCCAGGGGGACAACAACCAAACCAACTGTGAACTTGCTGAAATCGACAGCGAAAACAACATCGTTTTCAACGCCCGCAAAGACTCCAAAGTGGCGCTATTGGGAGTCGATGACCTGATTGTCGTCCAAACTGACGACGCCCTGCTTATCGCCAACCGCCATCAAGCGGATGCCATCAAAAACCTGACACCTCAGTTGCCCGAAGAACTCCACTAA
- the ruvX gene encoding Holliday junction resolvase RuvX translates to MEHPILGIDHGDARIGIAATDPAGILAHPVETIQMDSPDPIGRIVEIVAERQIQQLVLGLPIKLDGHEGPAAIKVRKFGKQIRERLPDLPLHYMDETFTTVTAYDKLHEAGFSKKRKAKQQRAIIDQAAAVEILNNWMEQA, encoded by the coding sequence ATGGAGCACCCCATTTTAGGTATTGATCACGGAGACGCCCGCATCGGCATCGCCGCCACCGACCCGGCAGGCATCCTCGCGCACCCCGTGGAAACCATCCAAATGGACTCTCCGGACCCCATCGGCCGAATTGTTGAAATTGTCGCCGAACGGCAAATCCAACAACTCGTTCTTGGCCTGCCGATCAAACTCGACGGCCATGAAGGCCCGGCGGCAATCAAAGTTCGCAAATTTGGCAAGCAAATCCGCGAACGGCTTCCGGACCTGCCGCTGCATTACATGGATGAGACCTTCACCACCGTGACCGCTTACGACAAACTGCACGAAGCTGGCTTCAGTAAAAAACGCAAAGCCAAACAGCAGCGGGCCATCATCGACCAAGCTGCCGCCGTTGAAATACTCAACAACTGGATGGAACAAGCATAA
- the malE gene encoding maltose/maltodextrin ABC transporter substrate-binding protein MalE has translation MFSNSKSPSLTSSPCTKPICTLACLALIATTGYSFAGKEGELLVWIGGDKGYRGLAEIGKRFERELGRPVKVEAPEGVTDKFQQAAQSGKGPDIIFWAHDRAGEWASAGLLSPVRPKETFKAKFEAKGWDGFKHGGKIWGYPVALEAVGLIYNKDLVKSPPAQLSEIKALNARLQREHQASAILWDYQNTFFSWGIMASDGGYVFGNSKNGEYDVADIGIANRGSIDGLNAIVQLIDDGVMPKGASYSVMEARMNSSEVAMMISGPWAWANLRKSGINFGVAPVPGINGKPGRPFVGVLGAMINRSSPNKELAREFIEHYVLTDEGLKTIDRDVPLGVPARTTTYQDLAAENPLIAATMQNVTNGVLMPNVPEMGKFWSASTTALQIATNGQATPDKALKDAAENMK, from the coding sequence ATGTTCTCAAACTCCAAATCTCCATCTCTAACATCATCCCCCTGCACCAAGCCCATCTGCACATTGGCATGCTTGGCGCTAATCGCCACCACTGGCTACAGTTTTGCAGGCAAAGAAGGTGAACTGCTCGTCTGGATTGGCGGAGACAAAGGATACCGCGGCCTGGCGGAAATTGGCAAACGCTTCGAACGTGAACTCGGTCGCCCGGTGAAAGTCGAAGCACCCGAAGGCGTCACCGACAAATTCCAACAGGCGGCCCAGTCAGGCAAAGGTCCCGACATCATTTTCTGGGCTCATGACCGGGCAGGCGAATGGGCCAGCGCCGGCCTACTCAGTCCGGTCCGTCCCAAGGAGACATTCAAAGCCAAGTTTGAAGCCAAAGGCTGGGATGGATTCAAACACGGAGGCAAAATCTGGGGATACCCGGTCGCACTCGAAGCGGTCGGCTTGATCTATAACAAAGATCTCGTAAAGTCCCCCCCGGCTCAACTTTCGGAAATAAAAGCGCTCAACGCCCGACTGCAACGCGAGCACCAGGCGTCTGCCATTCTATGGGACTACCAAAACACCTTTTTCAGTTGGGGTATCATGGCCAGCGACGGCGGCTATGTCTTCGGCAACTCAAAAAACGGTGAGTATGACGTGGCCGATATTGGTATCGCCAACCGCGGATCGATCGACGGCTTGAATGCCATCGTCCAACTCATCGATGACGGCGTGATGCCCAAGGGCGCATCCTACTCTGTGATGGAAGCCAGAATGAACTCCAGTGAGGTCGCGATGATGATCAGCGGTCCCTGGGCCTGGGCCAACCTACGCAAAAGCGGTATCAACTTCGGGGTCGCGCCTGTGCCAGGCATCAACGGTAAACCCGGCAGACCCTTTGTCGGAGTGCTCGGAGCGATGATCAACCGCTCATCCCCCAACAAGGAACTAGCCCGGGAATTTATCGAACACTACGTACTCACCGACGAAGGGCTGAAAACCATCGACCGCGATGTGCCCTTGGGTGTTCCGGCCAGAACCACAACCTACCAGGACCTTGCAGCCGAAAATCCACTCATTGCCGCTACCATGCAAAACGTGACCAATGGCGTGCTCATGCCCAATGTTCCCGAGATGGGTAAATTCTGGTCGGCATCAACCACAGCCTTGCAAATTGCCACCAATGGCCAGGCGACACCCGACAAGGCGCTCAAGGACGCAGCGGAAAACATGAAATAA
- the malF gene encoding maltose ABC transporter permease MalF, which yields MADHHRTKLQYVLTAAITLPALYLSFLIYQSGQFTIALILLCLTLLFNYVYLNSKAYTYRYLFPGLIGFGLFVIFPLIYTFVIGFTKYDANHLLSHQRVKSDFLTQNYIPEDAVSYRYVLYRQDGKPDSYRLWLESEDLPEGTTKTRFISEPFPLYPPGEIKLGSNDSSDPIPLVAAPEHPTGTPLQLADITRPKLYIPLKTHTFTTPDGPGLKLESLRSFTTLLPLWTELDEGQNEQLKNLQSGEIITANNEAGRYENEDGEQVGFGFRTWTGMDNYKRIVKDERVKGPFIKIFIWTIVFSAASVLLTFALGMVLAVLLEWESLKGRKIYRTLLILPYAVPAFLSILVFKGMFNQEAGAINEVLSSLFNIKPEWVTDPKFAKAMVLIVNVWLGYPYMMLISTGVLQSIPKQIYEASSIDGSNTIHDFFKLTLPLIITPLAPLLIASFAFNFNNFNLIFLLTQGGPKMVNSTGVAGETDILVTYTFNLAFMDSGNNYGLACAIATILFAIVGTLAWINLKMTNKNAALR from the coding sequence ATGGCTGACCATCACCGCACCAAACTTCAGTATGTGCTTACCGCCGCTATCACCCTGCCGGCACTCTATCTGTCGTTCCTCATCTACCAGAGCGGACAGTTCACCATTGCTCTCATCCTTCTCTGCCTGACACTCCTGTTCAATTACGTTTACCTCAATTCGAAAGCCTACACTTACCGCTACCTCTTCCCCGGATTGATTGGCTTCGGTCTTTTTGTCATCTTCCCCCTGATCTACACCTTTGTCATCGGCTTCACCAAGTATGACGCCAATCACCTGCTCTCTCACCAGCGGGTCAAATCCGATTTCCTCACCCAAAACTACATCCCGGAAGACGCCGTCAGTTACCGCTATGTTCTCTACCGCCAGGATGGCAAACCGGACAGCTACCGGCTGTGGTTGGAATCCGAGGATCTACCCGAAGGCACCACCAAAACCCGCTTCATCTCCGAGCCCTTCCCGCTTTACCCACCCGGCGAAATCAAACTTGGATCGAATGATTCAAGCGATCCCATCCCACTGGTAGCAGCACCTGAGCACCCGACGGGAACCCCACTCCAGCTCGCTGACATCACCAGACCCAAGCTCTACATTCCACTTAAAACCCACACCTTCACCACCCCGGATGGCCCCGGACTCAAACTCGAAAGCCTTCGTAGTTTCACCACTCTGCTTCCACTCTGGACAGAACTCGATGAAGGCCAAAACGAACAACTCAAAAACCTGCAGTCGGGTGAAATCATCACTGCGAACAACGAAGCCGGCCGATACGAGAACGAGGACGGGGAGCAAGTCGGGTTCGGGTTCCGCACCTGGACCGGCATGGACAACTACAAACGGATTGTCAAAGACGAGCGGGTCAAAGGCCCGTTCATCAAAATCTTCATCTGGACCATTGTTTTTTCGGCGGCCTCCGTCCTCCTGACCTTTGCCCTGGGTATGGTTCTCGCGGTGCTCCTTGAATGGGAATCCCTGAAGGGAAGAAAGATCTACCGCACCCTGCTCATTCTCCCCTACGCGGTTCCCGCCTTCCTCTCCATCCTCGTCTTCAAAGGCATGTTCAATCAGGAAGCCGGCGCCATCAACGAGGTGCTTTCCTCACTCTTCAACATCAAACCTGAATGGGTCACCGACCCCAAATTTGCCAAGGCCATGGTCCTGATCGTCAACGTCTGGCTCGGCTACCCCTACATGATGCTGATCAGTACAGGAGTCCTTCAGTCGATCCCCAAACAAATCTACGAAGCCAGCTCGATCGACGGATCCAACACCATCCACGACTTCTTCAAACTCACGCTCCCCCTCATCATCACCCCCTTAGCTCCACTTTTAATCGCCAGCTTTGCCTTCAATTTTAACAATTTCAACCTCATCTTCCTGCTCACCCAGGGAGGCCCCAAAATGGTCAACAGCACAGGAGTCGCAGGAGAAACCGACATCCTCGTCACCTACACGTTCAATCTCGCCTTCATGGACAGCGGAAACAACTACGGCCTCGCCTGCGCGATTGCCACGATCCTTTTCGCCATCGTGGGAACCTTGGCATGGATCAACCTGAAAATGACCAACAAAAATGCCGCCCTACGTTAA
- the malG gene encoding maltose ABC transporter permease MalG, giving the protein MNVHTRRKWQHGMAHAFLIGFILIVIIPFLMVISASFTKGNLAPNQLWPEEVSMEHWKFVLGIEYEEVINAETGETRTIKAATPPLVWFWNSLKVSLLASAGILLLSASCAYAFARMHFRFKHQLLNNLLILQMFPMVLALIAYRVILEFLGDYVPASGLNTHAGLILIYLGGISMYIWMIKGYFDTVPASMEESGKIDGASPFQTFIHILLPMSAPIFAVVFILSFIAFMSEYPVASVILQTSDQWTLAVGANSFLYEQEKLWGRFSALAVLSGIPITLIFMVCQRFLISGMTSGGVKD; this is encoded by the coding sequence ATGAATGTTCACACCCGCAGAAAATGGCAACACGGAATGGCTCACGCCTTTCTGATCGGCTTCATCCTGATCGTGATCATCCCCTTCCTCATGGTCATCTCCGCATCTTTTACCAAAGGCAATCTGGCCCCGAACCAACTGTGGCCGGAAGAGGTGTCCATGGAACACTGGAAGTTTGTTCTCGGTATCGAATATGAAGAAGTCATCAATGCCGAAACCGGGGAAACCCGAACCATCAAGGCTGCCACTCCTCCCTTGGTCTGGTTCTGGAACTCCCTCAAAGTATCCCTCCTGGCCTCCGCAGGCATCCTCTTGCTCTCAGCCTCATGCGCCTACGCTTTTGCCCGGATGCATTTCCGCTTCAAACACCAACTGCTCAACAACCTCCTCATCCTCCAGATGTTCCCCATGGTGCTCGCCCTGATCGCCTACCGGGTCATCCTCGAGTTCCTCGGCGACTACGTCCCCGCCTCAGGACTCAACACCCACGCCGGGCTCATCCTGATCTACCTCGGCGGCATCTCAATGTATATCTGGATGATCAAAGGCTACTTTGACACCGTACCTGCCAGCATGGAGGAATCGGGAAAGATTGACGGAGCTTCCCCCTTTCAGACATTCATCCACATCCTACTGCCCATGAGTGCTCCGATCTTCGCCGTCGTCTTTATCCTCTCCTTCATCGCCTTCATGTCGGAGTATCCGGTCGCATCCGTGATCCTGCAGACAAGCGATCAGTGGACACTCGCCGTCGGGGCCAATTCCTTTCTCTATGAACAAGAAAAACTCTGGGGCCGCTTCTCCGCACTTGCCGTGCTCAGCGGCATCCCCATCACCCTCATCTTCATGGTCTGCCAACGCTTCCTGATCAGCGGCATGACCTCCGGAGGAGTCAAAGACTAA
- a CDS encoding ABC transporter ATP-binding protein — protein MEDASVSIKSLDKVYLDDKGKPSFHAVKAIDLEIHDGEFMVLVGPSGCGKSTTLRMIAGLESISGGTISIGNAVVNDLSPKDRDIAMVFQNYALYPHMTLYDNMAFGLKLKKFSKAEIDERIQEASEILGLTPMLQRKPKALSGGQRQRVAVGRAIVRHPKVFLFDEPLSNLDAKMRVSTRAEISKLHKKLGSTMVYVTHDQVEAMTMGDRITVMKDGDIMQVDDPLNLYQNPANMFVAGFIGSPPMNLLHGTIESSESGITFVEESGEGEAARITLHGDVAQKAEQRIGQATVFGIRPEHCSEHPSATHSTQISAPVEIAEIMGEETYVHLQLSKHLLIARVNTESYRETTQQLNIHLNLDKAKLFDPATEQVL, from the coding sequence ATGGAAGACGCCAGCGTATCTATCAAATCCCTAGACAAAGTCTATCTCGACGACAAAGGAAAACCCTCGTTCCATGCCGTCAAAGCCATCGATCTTGAAATCCATGACGGCGAGTTCATGGTCCTGGTCGGGCCGTCCGGATGTGGGAAAAGCACCACTCTGCGCATGATTGCCGGGTTGGAGTCCATCTCCGGCGGAACCATCTCGATTGGCAATGCCGTGGTCAACGACCTCAGCCCGAAAGACCGCGACATCGCCATGGTTTTTCAGAACTACGCGCTCTACCCGCACATGACGCTCTACGACAACATGGCCTTTGGACTGAAACTCAAAAAATTCAGTAAAGCTGAGATCGATGAACGCATCCAGGAAGCCTCTGAGATTCTTGGTCTCACTCCCATGCTGCAAAGAAAACCCAAAGCCCTCTCCGGAGGACAGCGCCAACGGGTCGCGGTTGGCCGGGCCATCGTCCGCCATCCCAAGGTCTTCCTCTTCGACGAACCCTTGTCGAACCTGGATGCCAAAATGCGGGTCTCCACCCGAGCCGAGATCTCCAAGCTGCACAAAAAACTCGGCAGCACCATGGTCTACGTCACCCACGATCAGGTCGAAGCCATGACGATGGGCGACCGGATCACCGTGATGAAAGACGGCGACATCATGCAGGTGGATGACCCACTCAACCTCTACCAAAACCCAGCCAATATGTTTGTCGCCGGCTTCATCGGCAGCCCGCCCATGAACCTGCTTCACGGAACCATCGAGTCATCCGAATCTGGCATCACCTTTGTCGAAGAAAGCGGAGAGGGTGAGGCGGCCCGGATCACACTCCATGGAGACGTTGCCCAAAAAGCCGAACAGCGCATCGGTCAAGCCACGGTCTTCGGCATCCGACCGGAACACTGCAGTGAGCACCCCTCCGCAACACACAGCACTCAAATCTCAGCCCCGGTCGAAATCGCCGAGATCATGGGTGAGGAAACCTACGTCCACCTGCAGCTCTCCAAGCACCTGCTCATCGCCCGGGTCAACACCGAAAGTTACCGCGAAACCACTCAGCAGCTCAACATCCACCTCAACCTCGACAAAGCCAAACTCTTCGACCCTGCCACCGAGCAAGTCCTCTGA